The sequence CAGCAAAATCTTTCGGGTTTTGTTGTGTATACTGCATACTCTTCAGGCGAGGCTTCGATATTCACGATTAACCGAATCGTTTCCGGCCTGCAGTATACCGCGCCCCTGCGGAGCACCCAGAAGAAAAGAAGCTTCGCCTTCAGAAAAGCCGAATTTTCTTTTTCACAATATCGATGTCCAGCGATTCCTGGCGCAGGCATCAACTTTGTTGGAGCGTTTTTCAGGATCCCTTCGGCCCCGGGTTTGTTCAGGAAAACTTCAAACCCCTTGCGTGATTGCGCACATTGATGTATAGAGTTTTCTCGCCGTTCTGAAGGCGTTAATAAGCCATGCAGAGGCCAGCTCTTCGTTGATGGCGTTCTGGGCTTCATCTATTACTATCCGCTTGGGGGTCTGTACATCTTTCAGCACAAAATTATCCCAGAGCCACTTGGTTGTAATGAACAGGCCCACCGGCTTCATGACCTCTTCATCGAGCCCTGCAAGCGATATACAGAAAGCAGGGGTTTTTCCCAGGTCAAACGAACTCTGGCCGTCGAATATAGCCTGCGTCTTTATCGGGCCCTCCCGCGTAAATATTCTAAGTGTTTCCGCTATGACCTGCATATCCGGAGATTGTTTCAGTTTTAAGTAAAGGTCATACAGTGTAGGCATTTCCTTTTTGGTCCTTTTTACGGTCAGCCGACCGTTTACCGTCAGCTTTTCAGTTGTAAACAAACTTTCGGGGTCTTCGCTTATGCCGCGTTCGGTATAAAGTTCCTTGATTGCTTCCTGCAGTTTAATTTTTGTCAGACCTGCCAGGAGTGCAGGGTCAACAGCTTTTATCATGACCGCAACCGCCGCAAGAGCGGCTGTTACTGCCCTGTCGAGATCAACATATCTTCTGCCGTTTTTGTCTTCAGAAATGTCGCAGTCAAAAACGTTTATTTTCAAGCTGTCTGAAGAGCCGAGTTTAATATAAGGACAGCCGAGCGCCGCAAAGAGCGGTTCGAATTCGTTCTGGTAGTCTATTACGGCATGTCTTATGCCCTGGATGACTGAACGCAGAATTAAAAGCTTAATTGCAAACGATTTCCCGGAACCCGAACGGCCGAAGACCACCATGTTCGCATTTTCCAGCCCGGGATGCCATGCATCGTAAAAAACGGGTTTCCCGTACGAATCACTGCCCAGGATGACCCCTGAGCTGTGGCGGATACCGCCGTGTCCGAAAGGGAAGAGGTCCGCAACACAGGAAGTTTCCATATTCCTGAAAGTATCACGGAAAACGGGTTCACAGTCCAGCGGTGTGGCAAACGTCAGTGCTGAAGCCTGACGGTTGTCGGCCGCACGCATGAAAATAGATTTCCCTGAAAAATGCTTCAGCATAACGGACGCAAAGCGCTGCATTTTTTGAAGGTCGCAGGAGCTGACAACTGCCTGTACACTCACGCCGTGCACTTTTTCCTTCTCGCGGCGGACCCTGGCTATCTGCTCGCGCAGGTCGCGGATCTGATCAAGCATAGCCATTCGTTTGTTTTCGTTTTTTTCCAGGTAATAATCCGACTCGATCCCGCTCAGCTCACGTTGCAGCGCTTTGAGAACATCGGCCTGATCGGAATTTGATATATGAATAGCCACGTCGCAGTCAGCATCACCAAACTCGGCCAGGTATAAGTTATCCATCATTCCCGCATAGGTGGATATACCGAGAAACTGGGCGAAAAACGACCGGTAATACCTGACGGGATTTGCCGTTTCGCCGACCTCTACCCAGTAGTCGGATGCTTTTCCGCTGATAGTGGTATCGCCCGGAATGATTTCTTTTATAAGTGATGGGAAAATAAAGTCCCTGATATTTTTAGCCGTTCCGGGTAGAGAGGGCTTCTTTGTTTGAGTTTTTTTTGCTTTCTCCTTCTGTTTCTTCTTCAGAAAAATCTTCTTCACCCCCCAGAAGTTCTTTGATTAAAGGTGTTGCAGAACGCGAAACAACACAGAAAGCTTCCGCATAGTCAGCTTTTTCAATGGGCTGGATATTAGCAAGCTGCCTGCAAAGTGTTCTGTATATCATCTGCAGAACCTCGTGTCTGGTAAGCTGTGTAATACGCAGGCCTACGGGAGACAGCGCGGCGGTCAGAATGTTCCTTGAATCTTCCAGTTCCTGACGTGCAATCAGCTCGATGTTTTCTTTTTCTTCTTTCTTTCGACGTGCGGAAATTAACGGGTTCCTTTCTAGAGTATAATCATGGCGCAGGATAATGTAATATTTTCGTGTTCTGTGTGCCGATTCTTCAAATTTCTGGCGGAAAAAACCCACCAGTCTTTCAGCTGTATCCTGCAGTTCCTCTGTTGGGGCCGATTCTGCGAATGCTTTCTGCTGCCGGATGTATTCGCTCAGGTCGAGATACTGCGTCTGGACCAGAAGCGTAAGATTACATTTAAGTGAGGCGACCGCGCTTCTGAAAGCGTTCCATACGGCGTTCTGTTCGCCGGCGGATTTCAGGGCCAGGTTGATCGGGTCAACCTCGAGGACCAGCCTGAAGCGTCTGCCGTCGAGGTCTATCAAACCGTCGGGCGCAATTTTTCTAAAGCTGAACAGTTCGCTGATCTTATCGGGCGGTTTCCTGCGCGTTTTGAACAGGAAAACAGCAAGCCCGGCGATAATAATATAC is a genomic window of Koleobacter methoxysyntrophicus containing:
- a CDS encoding VirB4 family type IV secretion system protein produces the protein MKKIFLKKKQKEKAKKTQTKKPSLPGTAKNIRDFIFPSLIKEIIPGDTTISGKASDYWVEVGETANPVRYYRSFFAQFLGISTYAGMMDNLYLAEFGDADCDVAIHISNSDQADVLKALQRELSGIESDYYLEKNENKRMAMLDQIRDLREQIARVRREKEKVHGVSVQAVVSSCDLQKMQRFASVMLKHFSGKSIFMRAADNRQASALTFATPLDCEPVFRDTFRNMETSCVADLFPFGHGGIRHSSGVILGSDSYGKPVFYDAWHPGLENANMVVFGRSGSGKSFAIKLLILRSVIQGIRHAVIDYQNEFEPLFAALGCPYIKLGSSDSLKINVFDCDISEDKNGRRYVDLDRAVTAALAAVAVMIKAVDPALLAGLTKIKLQEAIKELYTERGISEDPESLFTTEKLTVNGRLTVKRTKKEMPTLYDLYLKLKQSPDMQVIAETLRIFTREGPIKTQAIFDGQSSFDLGKTPAFCISLAGLDEEVMKPVGLFITTKWLWDNFVLKDVQTPKRIVIDEAQNAINEELASAWLINAFRTARKLYTSMCAITQGV